From the Accumulibacter sp. genome, one window contains:
- a CDS encoding SulP family inorganic anion transporter, with protein sequence MTQQGEGRRFRLPVLQGVLPVDRAGLTRDVLAGLTLAALAIPGTMGYTKIIGTPVITGLYTILIPMALFAVFGSSRHLSVGADSATAAVVAAGLAGLAVRGSNEWLALCSLLALIAGVLMFAARVLRLGFLADFLSRTVLVGFLTGVGVQVALLEVSGMLGLQRTSNDPLLEIVHDLRLIGDSNAYAVCVSLAVVAVILGCRRISERVPGGLIAVVGAIGISWALALDAHLETLGAVPSGLPTLGLPQVEWSWPLLQKLLPIAFACFVVILAQSAATSRAYAAKYSDRFDENVDMVGLGMANLGAGLSGTFIVNGSPTNTAMVDGGGGRSQVAQLTTCVLVLLVLLFLTGPLAHLPTAVLSSIVFLVAVKMIDIQGMRRIYVQARAEFWVALLTAATVVVVGVEQGILLAMVLSLLDHVRRGYRGNNSVIAADKKHKGWLTVPLGEARQIAPGLLAYWFTNSLYYANAGQFAEEVLQLAKARGEVPLRCVCVQAAAIGDVDFSAAAMLRDTSKLLEGQGISLVFAHVSPAVREQFDRYGLTAVFGADAFYGSLRAVVDAWEHMQDATGASSPTSAGDTPQV encoded by the coding sequence ATGACACAGCAAGGCGAAGGACGGCGCTTTCGGCTACCCGTTCTGCAGGGGGTTCTGCCGGTCGATCGCGCCGGCCTGACGCGCGATGTCCTGGCCGGATTGACCCTGGCCGCGCTCGCCATCCCGGGCACCATGGGTTACACCAAGATCATCGGCACGCCGGTGATCACCGGCCTCTACACCATCCTCATCCCGATGGCTCTGTTCGCCGTTTTCGGGTCGTCGCGGCATCTGTCGGTGGGTGCCGATTCGGCGACGGCGGCGGTCGTCGCCGCCGGCCTCGCCGGCCTGGCGGTGCGCGGCTCGAACGAGTGGCTGGCGCTGTGCAGCCTGCTGGCGCTGATCGCCGGCGTGCTGATGTTCGCCGCACGCGTGCTGCGCCTCGGCTTTCTCGCCGATTTCCTCTCGCGCACGGTCCTCGTCGGCTTCCTCACCGGCGTCGGTGTGCAGGTGGCGCTGCTCGAGGTGTCGGGCATGCTCGGCCTGCAGCGAACGAGCAACGACCCGCTGCTCGAGATCGTCCACGACCTGCGGCTGATCGGCGACAGCAATGCTTACGCGGTGTGCGTCTCGCTCGCCGTCGTGGCGGTGATTCTCGGTTGCCGGCGAATCTCGGAGCGCGTCCCCGGCGGGCTGATCGCCGTCGTCGGCGCCATCGGCATCAGCTGGGCGTTGGCTCTCGATGCCCACCTGGAGACGCTGGGCGCGGTGCCGAGCGGTCTGCCGACGCTCGGCCTGCCGCAGGTCGAATGGAGCTGGCCGTTGCTGCAGAAGCTGCTGCCGATCGCCTTCGCCTGCTTTGTCGTCATCCTGGCGCAGAGCGCCGCCACCTCGCGCGCCTACGCCGCCAAGTACAGCGATCGCTTCGACGAGAACGTGGACATGGTCGGCCTCGGCATGGCCAATCTCGGCGCTGGCCTGTCGGGGACCTTCATCGTCAATGGCAGCCCGACCAACACCGCCATGGTCGATGGCGGCGGTGGCCGCAGCCAGGTCGCGCAGCTCACCACCTGTGTTCTCGTCCTGCTGGTGCTGCTCTTTCTCACCGGGCCGCTGGCGCACCTGCCGACGGCGGTGCTCTCCTCGATCGTCTTCCTGGTGGCGGTGAAGATGATCGACATCCAGGGCATGCGCCGAATCTACGTCCAGGCACGTGCCGAATTCTGGGTGGCCCTGCTGACGGCGGCGACGGTCGTCGTCGTCGGCGTCGAGCAGGGTATCCTGCTGGCGATGGTGCTGTCGCTGCTCGACCACGTGCGGCGCGGCTATCGCGGCAACAACTCCGTCATCGCGGCGGACAAGAAGCACAAGGGCTGGCTGACGGTGCCGCTCGGCGAAGCGCGTCAGATCGCGCCCGGGTTGCTCGCCTACTGGTTCACCAACAGCCTCTACTACGCCAACGCCGGCCAGTTCGCCGAGGAGGTGCTGCAACTGGCGAAGGCCCGGGGCGAGGTGCCGCTGCGTTGCGTGTGCGTACAGGCGGCGGCGATCGGCGACGTGGACTTCTCGGCCGCGGCGATGTTGCGCGATACCAGCAAGCTGCTCGAGGGGCAGGGGATCAGCCTGGTCTTCGCGCATGTCTCGCCGGCCGTGCGCGAACAGTTCGACCGCTATGGGTTGACGGCGGTCTTCGGAGCCGACGCTTTCTACGGTTCGCTGCGCGCCGTCGTGGATGCCTGGGAGCACATGCAGGATGCGACCGGGGCATCGTCGCCGACCTCGGCAGGCGACACGCCGCAGGTCTGA
- a CDS encoding magnesium transporter CorA family protein, producing the protein MNATLTDAEGASTAGSARELAARLPERGFFWLDLANASEDEYAAVAAALHLDDSLSSWLPRFGRSAHLESSPRYLRISAWADAGAQGIVEGHILYSPAWLITAFDGDALCTEAARQRFRELRDRIAVDPGYALLIVLNELLTGFYPRLERADELLDRLEDQIFLDPVAEQLLSLADLRRELSSLHRLLVPLRDRVKNVVTSLGRFPGISEEVWPAFQTYSERLAELVEVIDDYRQRTADAMEAHAANRANQQSEQINRLTVISWVFLPISFLTGYFGMNFDWAVNQLLSTRDAFLLLGVGLPLLSLVLTVLLFKSLGWLGAWRRKSKHAKRNRPDWVRRARHHRKHREGDTTATGRPANGR; encoded by the coding sequence GTGAACGCGACGCTGACTGATGCCGAAGGTGCCAGTACCGCAGGTTCGGCAAGGGAACTGGCCGCGCGGCTGCCCGAGCGCGGCTTCTTCTGGCTCGACCTGGCGAACGCCAGCGAGGACGAGTACGCCGCGGTGGCCGCCGCGCTGCATCTCGACGACAGCCTGAGTTCCTGGCTGCCGCGCTTTGGTCGATCGGCGCACCTCGAGTCGAGCCCACGATACCTGCGCATCTCGGCCTGGGCCGACGCCGGCGCGCAGGGAATCGTCGAGGGGCACATCCTCTACTCACCGGCCTGGTTGATCACCGCCTTCGACGGCGACGCACTGTGCACGGAAGCGGCGCGCCAACGATTTCGTGAGTTGCGCGACCGGATCGCCGTGGATCCCGGTTACGCGCTGCTCATCGTCCTCAACGAACTGCTGACGGGTTTCTACCCGCGCCTCGAGCGCGCCGACGAACTGCTCGACCGGCTCGAGGACCAGATCTTCCTCGATCCGGTCGCCGAGCAGTTGCTGAGCCTCGCCGATCTGCGCCGGGAACTGTCCTCGCTGCACCGGCTGCTGGTGCCGCTGCGTGATCGGGTGAAGAACGTCGTCACTTCGCTCGGGAGGTTTCCCGGCATCAGCGAGGAAGTGTGGCCCGCATTCCAGACCTACAGCGAACGCCTCGCCGAGCTGGTCGAAGTGATCGACGATTACCGTCAGCGTACCGCCGACGCGATGGAGGCTCATGCGGCGAACCGGGCCAACCAGCAGTCCGAACAGATCAATCGGCTCACCGTGATCTCCTGGGTGTTCCTGCCGATCAGCTTCCTCACCGGCTACTTCGGGATGAACTTCGACTGGGCGGTCAACCAGCTTCTGTCGACCCGCGATGCCTTTCTCCTGCTCGGCGTCGGACTGCCCCTGTTGTCACTCGTCCTGACCGTGCTGCTGTTCAAGAGCCTCGGCTGGCTCGGGGCTTGGCGCCGCAAGAGCAAGCATGCGAAGCGCAACCGCCCGGATTGGGTACGCCGCGCACGGCACCACCGGAAGCACCGTGAAGGCGACACGACGGCAACTGGCCGGCCAGCCAACGGGCGGTGA
- a CDS encoding YSC84-related protein, protein MKTYRILLCAMLTLSLLSGTAAAVDDKAARQAEIRQVTQASLQKFYTAQPDLRARVAKSPGYAVFTTYGLSFLVGGAGGKGLVHNNRTGKDTFMAMAQASAGAEIGLAESETLIIFDSAKSLEWFVSKGWEGGGGGGMQAGASGKSAGVAGGGGPGGAYYTLTRNGLQAGVAVRGTKFWQDKDLN, encoded by the coding sequence ATGAAGACGTACCGAATCCTTCTCTGCGCCATGCTCACCCTGTCCCTGTTGTCCGGCACCGCCGCGGCGGTTGACGACAAGGCAGCAAGACAGGCCGAAATTCGGCAGGTGACGCAGGCTTCTCTTCAGAAGTTCTACACCGCGCAGCCGGATCTCAGGGCGCGGGTGGCTAAGTCGCCCGGCTACGCCGTGTTCACCACCTATGGCTTGAGCTTCCTCGTCGGTGGTGCCGGCGGCAAGGGCCTGGTGCACAACAACCGGACCGGCAAGGACACCTTCATGGCCATGGCGCAGGCGAGTGCCGGTGCCGAGATCGGACTGGCGGAGAGTGAGACGCTGATCATCTTCGATTCAGCCAAGTCACTCGAGTGGTTCGTCAGCAAGGGCTGGGAAGGTGGCGGCGGAGGTGGCATGCAGGCGGGAGCGAGCGGCAAGTCGGCCGGTGTCGCCGGTGGCGGTGGTCCCGGTGGTGCCTACTACACGTTGACCAGGAACGGCCTGCAGGCCGGAGTCGCCGTGCGCGGCACGAAGTTCTGGCAGGACAAGGATCTGAACTAG
- a CDS encoding transporter, which produces MPSSTLRLLALLAGLVASSPVCAQDIEPRAYSNAPVGVNFLIAGYAYTVGAVPFDSSLPIRNAEMRTSNAVLAYARVLDLAGMSAKFDAILPYSWLSGHAELRGQPIERIVDGLADPRFRLSVNLHGAPALSLREFSEYRQDLIVGVSLQVSAPAGQYDPPRVVNLGSNRWSFKPEVGVSKALGRWTLESQAAVTLFTDNSDFYGGNRRQQAPIYSLQGHAIYNFPAGIWASLDATYFTGGRTTLDGVEASDLQRNWRLGATLALPVDLHNSVKIYASRGVASRTGNDYDLIGIAWQYRWGGGL; this is translated from the coding sequence ATGCCGTCTTCAACGCTGCGTCTTCTCGCCCTGCTGGCCGGACTCGTCGCCAGCAGCCCAGTCTGCGCGCAGGACATCGAGCCGCGCGCCTATTCGAACGCGCCGGTCGGCGTCAACTTCCTGATCGCGGGTTATGCCTACACGGTCGGCGCCGTCCCTTTCGATTCTTCACTGCCGATCCGCAACGCCGAAATGCGGACTTCGAACGCCGTTCTCGCCTACGCGCGGGTCCTCGATCTCGCGGGCATGTCGGCCAAGTTCGACGCCATCCTCCCCTACAGCTGGCTTTCGGGACACGCCGAACTGCGCGGGCAGCCGATCGAGCGCATCGTCGACGGCTTGGCCGACCCGCGTTTTCGCCTTTCGGTCAATCTCCATGGTGCGCCGGCGCTGTCGCTGCGCGAGTTCTCGGAGTACCGGCAGGACCTGATCGTCGGCGTCAGCTTGCAGGTATCGGCGCCGGCTGGCCAGTACGACCCGCCGCGGGTGGTCAACCTCGGCAGCAACCGCTGGTCGTTCAAGCCGGAAGTGGGGGTTTCCAAGGCGCTCGGCAGGTGGACACTCGAGTCACAGGCGGCAGTCACCCTGTTCACCGACAACAGTGACTTCTACGGCGGCAACAGGCGGCAGCAGGCTCCGATCTACTCGTTGCAGGGGCACGCGATCTACAACTTTCCTGCCGGCATCTGGGCTTCGCTGGACGCTACCTACTTCACCGGCGGTCGCACGACGCTCGACGGGGTCGAAGCTTCGGACCTGCAGCGGAACTGGCGGCTGGGCGCGACGCTGGCACTGCCCGTCGATCTCCACAACTCCGTCAAGATCTATGCCAGCAGGGGTGTCGCGTCGCGTACCGGCAACGACTACGACCTGATCGGCATCGCCTGGCAATACCGCTGGGGTGGCGGCCTGTGA